In the genome of Mycolicibacterium poriferae, the window GGGAAACGATTGGGCGTACTCACCGTTGATATCGAAGATGACGATGTGCCCATTAGGTATGGCGTGATCAAGCAGGCCATCGATGATAGCCGTCACCGTGCATGACTTGCCAGATCCGGTGGAACCGACGACCGCACAATGATGACCGAGTAGCAGGTTTGCATCCAGGTAGACCGACTGCTCAGTGGCTACAGCCGACGTTCCGATCCGTAGCGTCGGTCCTCCTTTGGGATGAAAGATGTTCTTGACTTGTAAGGGGGCCGCCGCCTGCACGGGGGCATGGAGGGGTGGGTAGCCGGTTAGCCCAGACTTGAATGTGTCTCCCTCAAACCGACCTACGACAGTGGCTTCCAGTTCGTAGGCAGCCGTGTCGTCTTGGCTAAGCAGTTCGACGCGGTCCTTCGACTCCTGACGCCCGCTGATGTACACCGCGGTGACGATTCCTACAACGCGGTGAGCTCCCGCTGGCACGGTGATGTATGAGTTGACGACACCTACCGTCTGGAGACCGTCGGGCCCTACCTTGGTGAAGCCTCTTGCGCCGACCTCCAACGCGACGCGGATCGTGGTACTTCGAACATCGATGACCCGCCCGATCACACCTACGTCCTTCACAAGGGATCAACCCCAGGAAGAGGTGGAGCGGCGCCGTCTGCTGACCGTTCAAGAGCTTCAATGAGGCTCGTGATTGCCGCAGGTGGACTCACACCTCCGTGCGTGCTCATGTTTGGCATCAACTCGGCGAGTTCGGAGAACTTTCCGAGGTCTCCGGTGAGGACGGCGATACGCGAGTCGGCCGCGGTCGCAAGCGCGGCGATCGCCGTCGATTTCGGGTTCACACCGGTTTCAGTCAATGCCCTGCCGAGGTTATCCGAGTTGTCTGTCACCGCCACCAGATCCTCATCGCTCAGCACCGCCTTGGGGTCGGCGACGAAGACGTTAAGCGCGGGATTACTGGCAAGACTGCGTAACAAGAGTCTATTGATGTGAGGGTCGGCGAAGCCGTATCCGACTGCGAGGACTGCAGTGTCGTTCTGTTGGACGGCGTCTCCGAGTAGGCGCAGCAGATCTGAGTACGGATAGGCCAGGGAATCAGCCTCCTTGGCAGCCGTTGGATAAATGAGTACGAGGTCGTCGCTCGCATTCCCAGCGGCGCTCTGCTTGACTTCCAACGATTCAATACCCGTAAGTGGGTCTCTCTCAACGGACGCGCGCCAGTTGAGACTTCCGTGCACTTTGTGGAGGTATAGGGCTCCCTCTGCCCTCGCGACGACCGCTTGCGTGGTCGTTTCCACTCGGTGAAAGTCCAAGCCGTAATAGGCCAAGTTCAAGCGACGATCCACCGTGCCGCTGAAGCCGTCGATGTACGGATAGCCGAGTTCATCGAGAGCTCGCTCAATTACAAGATCGTAGTTGGTCGTGAAGATGCTGGGGCGCGGGAGATTTGACCGGCGACTGCGCACCATCCGTGACAGGAAAATTCGGTGGGCGCGGAACGGATCGACGTCGAACGGCGGCTCAAGTACCGCCTTGTCAGACGGCAGACGGCAAGCTTCTGCCAGCGCCCGGTTGATACTGCGGCGGAGACTTTCGACGTGCTCCTTCGGATAAGCCTTGGCGGCCTGTCCGGCCCCGATTGAGACCGAGGCTTGTCCGGCTTGTTTTGCGAGTGAGCCGGCCAATTGGAGCCCATTGAGTAGCTGCTCCAGGTCACCATTGTCGGTGGGGTTGATGACGCTCAGGAGCTCGGAGTCGACATCACTGGGCTCACCGCCAGACGTTGTGATCAGTTCGAGCACCGCCTGGTTGGTGAGATTACGAGTCTGTGGTGATCCAAGGTGGAATGATGCCCCCGACCCCAGGAGTACGACAAGATTCTTCACCTGTAAGAGCGAGCTCAAATGATCGCGCGCGACATGCGCATCACTTGTCGTAATGAGCTGCTTGACGACACCGCCGACGAGAAACAGCCCGCGAAGATACCCAACTACGCTGCCCTGGTCCTCCTGCGCCCCGTGCTCCTCGGTCTCCACCTGGGCTGGCCCCGCCGTCTCGGGCGATCCAGGCATGGCGCTCACTCTGAGACTCCCGGATGTAGGGGGGCCCCTAAAAGCGATGACTTACCGGAATTTTTGCCGGTGGACGCCACCCGATGTCCGAGTTCCTCACCAATCGACAGATGATCGACGCCTAAATCAACGATCTGGGCGCAGTTGACTATCTCCGCATCGCGGATCTCGGCAGTCAGTTCGATGTCGGCGCTCCCTTCTCTCTAAACTCGGGCAACACTTCTCTCCTGCTTGCAAACGACGCAATTGCGACCGCCGCGCAGCGCATGAAGGAACGTGCACGGGCTGCTTCTACACATCCAACAGCATCTGTAGGTCGATGGATTGTGCGAAGACTGCCGCTAGTCGGACTCGCGTCACTCATCCGCCCATCACCCCCACTGCTCTTCGGCGAGCGGAGCGTCGTTGAGTCGATCCCGTCGCGTGCGCCAGTCGGGCATCGCGTCATCCATCAACTTGGTGAACCGTTCGCCGTGGTTGCGTTCGAAGTAGTGCATCATCTCGTGGACGACGATGTACTCCAAGCAATCTGGATGCTTCTTGGCGAGTTCGACATTGAACGTCAGTCGCCGGGTTTCGCGGTTGCAGGTTCCCCACTTGGTGCGCATGCGACGGATGGTCCAGTCCGGCACCCGTGTGTCGAGCTTTGACTCCCAGGCCGAAATCAAACCGGGGATCGCCTCGCGCAACTGCGTCCGGTACCAGGTGTCGAGCGCGGTGCGGCGCTGCTCGACGCTACGGTTAGACGGCACATACAGGATCAGTCGATCCCCTTCTACCTCTATGTGAGCTCGACCGGGCCGTTCAACGACTTTGAGTCGGCGGCGCACGCCCCACACGTAATGGGATTCTCCGGTGACCATCTCGCGCTCCGACTGCCGGTCGGCCGAGCGGAGCTGCGCACGTTGACGCTTGATCCACGGGAGCCGTTGGATAACAGCGAGACGCACTTGGTTGTCATCGAGTCGCCGCGGCGCCGCCACACGCACCCGGCCCATCGGCGGGTAGACACCGATGTGCAGGTTTTTGATGTCTTTATAGACGACATCAACGTCGATGCCACGGACGCTTAGATAGGCGTTAGCGGTACTCATCGCGTGCCTTCACCAGATCGAACAGTTCATCGAGTCGGTCGAAATTGTCGGGCAACACCTTGCCGATCGCCCGTTTGACGACCTTCTCCTTCATCGTGTTGCCGACCCAGTCGTGCGGCTTGCTGGTCAGGATCGCGGTGTCGACCTGGATCGGCATCGCCGGGTCGGGCCAGCCGAAGTCGATCAACGCGCGGCGCGCGCCGTTGTCTGCCCAGGCCGGGTAGACGGTGTCTGATTCCTTGGCGCCGAGCTTTTTGGCGGCGTCGAGCAGCTTCGCCAGGTATTCCTGGTAATCGATGGCCTGCTGGCGGCGTTGTTCGATGATGGCGTCGAGCAGTTCGCTCATCGTGTCGTAATACTTCGGGTTCATCGCGTGCTCGTCGATGATCACCTTGCGCATGTTGTTCGTGATCGTCTCGGCGACTGCCTCGGGGTCCTTCTTGATCCCGGCCGGCAGCTGGTCAATAGCTCCCGCGCCGAGGTTGACGATCAAGTCGATCAGGCCCGTGTCCTCGAAGTTGGAAACGACTTCGGAGGCGCCGGCCTGGATGTAGGTGTCGAGCAGGAACCGCATGCCGGCTTCGTACTGCTTGAAGTCGACGTTCTCCCCGGCCCCGAGCTTCACCTCGGCGCGGACATCGACGTAGTGAGCGATCTCTTTCTTGATCGCATCGGTCTCGGCATCGGTGTAGCCGGCCGCGATCATGTCGTTGGCGAGGTTGGCGTAGGCACGGGTGACCGCGGCGATGGCTTTGTACAGGGCGACGCGTTTGGGTTCGTTGGCTTTGAGTTGCACCGCGTTGCCTTGCTCGGCGGCGCAGAAGTACTGCTGGTATTGCAGCGTGTTCTTCGGCGGTGCAACAGGTTCGACGAGGGCGCGGATGGTTTCCAGAGCTTCATCGAGGTCGTCGCGTCCCTTCTCCACGCGGTCGGTGAGCAGGCCGTCGATGTCGGTCTTGTCGTAGCCGTCGAGCGCCCCGGAGGTGTAGTCGGTGACCGCGGATTCCAGTGAGTTGAACAGGTCCTGGTAGTCGACGATGTAGCCGTAGTCCTTGTCGTCGCCGTCGAGGCGGTTGACCCGGCAGATCGCTTGGAACAGTCCGTGGTCGTGCATCTTCTTATCGATGTACAGGTAAGTGGCGCTGGGCGCGTCGAAGCCGGTCAGCAGCTTGTCCACGACGATCAACAGCCGCATCTGGCCGGGGTTCTCGACAAACTGGCGTTTGACGTCTCGCTCGAATTCTTCGACCCGGGTGATCGCCTTGTCGGCGGGTTCATCGAAGTAGTCGGCGAGCATCCTTCGGTAGGTCTCGTACTGGCGGACCTTCTCGGTCTTGCCCGCCCCGGCGTCCTCTTTGGCGATGTCGCTGACGTTGGGGGTGTAGCTGGTGACGATGGCGCACTTTCCCCCGAAGCCGGCGTCAACGAACAGGTCGTAGAACTTGCAGGCCTGGTAGATCGACGATCCGACGAGCATGGCGTTGCCGCGGCCGTCGGCCAGCCGGGGTTTGATGGCCATGTCTTTGAGGATGTCGGCGACGATCTTCTCCGCGCGGGACTTGCTGGTCAGCACCTTCTGCATGGTGCCCCAGCGCTTCTTGAGTTCCGCCTTCGATAGATCGGTCATGTTCTGGGTGTTCGCGTCGAACCACGCGTCCACCGCTTGGGGTGAGTCGAGGTGCTGGTCGATATTGCGGGCCTCGTACTGCAGGTCCACAACCACGCCGTCGGCAACGGCCTCATCGAACTTGTAGGTGTGGATGAACGAGCCGAAGGTCTCGATACTGGTGGCCTTGTCCGCCTTCAACAGTGGTGTGCCGGTGAAGCCGATGAACATCGCCTCGGGCAACAGTTCCTTCATGGCGGTGTGCATGGTGCCGGACTGCGTGCGGTGCGCTTCGTCGACGAAGACGAAGATGTTTCCCTTGGCGTGGAAGTCCTTAGGGATGGTCGCGTGGAGTTCCTCGATGAACTCGGTGGTCGCCTCGTCGTCCTCGGAGTCGGTATCAGCGGCGCGGAACTTGTGCACCAGTGAACAGATCAACCACTCCGTGCTGGTGTTGAGGGTGCTGATCAGGTCGGCTCCGCTGGTAGTGCGGTAGATCTGCTCGTTGACACCGTTGAACACCTTCTCGATCTGTTCATCGAGTTCGGTGCGGTCAGTGATGAGCAGTACCCGTGCGTCGGGCTGGTGTTCGCGGATCCATTTGGCCAGCCACACCATCGTCAGCGACTTGCCTGAGCCTTGGGTGTGCCAGATGATGCCGCCCTCGCGGCGGGCGATCCGATCCTGGGCTGCCTTCACACCGAAGTACTGGTTGTGCCGCGGCCCCTTCTTCACACCGGAGTCGAAGACGATGTAGTCGTGGATCAACTCCAGCAATCGTGGCTTGCTGCACATCTGCAGCAAGCCCCGGTCCAGCGGATCAGCGACGTCGGATGGTTCTTTCCACTCCAGCCAGTACTTCTCCGGAGTGTCTATGAGGCCGTAACGCAACCCTTCGACGTCGTTGCCGGCGAACACGTACTGCACCGTCGAGAAAAATGACCGGATGAAATCCGATCTCTGGTTACCAATGGTTTGTCGGATACCTTCGGAGACAGCGACTTTAGAGCGCTTGAGCTCCAGCGTAGCTACCGCGAGGCCGTTAACGTACAGCACCACATCGGGCCGCTTGGTGTGCTGACCCGCGACGGTGACCTCCTCGACAACGACGAAGTGGTTCGCTTCAGGCTTCTTCCAATCGATCAGCCAGACAGTCTCCGTTTGTTCACCGACACCCGGGCGGACCTTCACGCCGTAACGCAGCAGCCCATAAACATCCTTGTTCGCCTCATACAAGTCGTGACCGGCCCCAACCGAGGCGGCTTTTCCGACCTGATCGAGCGCGCGGTTGATCAGTTTGTCGTCGTAACCACGAGCACGCAGGTGTTGCACCAGCAGCTCTGTCTCGACGTTCGAGTTTCCTTCGCGATGACCCCAGTTTCCGAGGTAGTCATAACCGAGCTCGTCGCGAAACAGCGCCACCACGCGTTTCTGGGCTTTGCGCTCGACCTGACCGACATCACTCATGACGCGGCCTCTACGGGTAGCCGCGTGCGGCCTGTCAGGAGTTGTTGCATCATGCCAGTCTTAATGGCGCGGGCCTTCGAAAGGCGAGCATCAAGCACGGACATCTCGGCCTCGACATCAGAGAGAACACTGACGACCGCGCGCTGCTCCTCGATCGGCGGCAGGATCGGCGCTACTTGAAGCAGCTTGGTCTTCGCGATGTTGTATCGGGTTGCACCCTGGGCCAGCACTGAAACCAAGTCACGGCCTTGGCTCGAACGGAAGAAATGAGCAAGATACGTCGGGTCAATCTGATCGTCCCTTTTTAATCGATACCCGAAACAGAAGCTATTGAGGTACGTCCTTGGCGATGGGTTGTAATCGACGACAGCGGCCAGAGCGAGCTCCTCGGGCGTTTCAGAAGAGCCGTTAAAGAGGACGTCGCCCTTAAGAACGCGGTTCTGACGCTCAGCAGGACCGACATTCACGCGCTCAAGCCGCTTTCCACGTAGACGAGCTCCGGCCATCACCTCCATGAATGTCACAAAGACTGCAGAGCCGTTTCCAAAATCATCCTTACTTTTGCCCGTCAGACCACCGAAGGTGCCACCCGCATCACCAAGTCGCACCGGAGCCCAACGACTCCCGAACCCGGGCAGTCGGGAGCGTCCGGTCAGGAGCTGCTGCATCATGCCCTGTTTGATCGCCTGCTTCTTGGCGATGAGACGTTCGATCGTAGCAATGAGATCGTCGGAATCCTGCAGCGCAGCAGCGATACTTCGCTGTTCCTCTGATGCAGATGGAATCGGCAACAACTGATCAAGAATATCCGAGCGCGAGAGGCCCGGGATTAGACCCGCTGATGCTTCTTTGATACTCGCTGAGTTCTGTTGCAATGAATAGTACAGAAATCGTGCATCCCAATTTCGGGGACGGATTGCCATCAATTGCCGACTAATGCAGTACTGCTGATCAGCCCGCACCAAGGATCCAGCACCCGAACCTTTGACTGTCAACAGGATGTCACCTGCTTGGCACATCTTTGTCGGTCGGGTAGTGAATTTGGTTTGGTTAATGGTCCCGTGTGGAAAGTCGGCGGGCCCGGTCAGATACGCCACGCCTTCGCCACGGGTATTCACATCCCGCGCCATCACATGTTGCCCCGAGATCAGGCTTACGTCATCTGCAAGTTTCCGATCCTCCCACGCAACAATTTTATGGAGAGCATCCTCAGAGATCGTCATCGGCCGACCCCCATAGCAGCGAGGTGGTCCGCAACCTTCGCTTCGAGGCTGTCAAGCTCAGCATCGAGGTCGGAGACCGTCGCCGCGTAGCGTTCACCGAGCTGCTGGATGCGTGCGACTAGGTCGAGTGTGAGGGCTTCGACTTCACTGGCGACACGTCGCACGACGGTAGCGTGCCACTTGTTGTCGAGTACGAGCGTCTTGACGTCGTCCTCGGTGAGGTTTCCGTATTCGCTGAGCACTGTCTCATCGAGGGCGGTCTGGAGTTCTTTGACTGATTTCTTTGCTTCAGCCTCCGCGTCGTACAGCTTGATCAGGTGCTGCAGCGTCTTGATTTCGGCGGGTTCACCTCGAAGCTTCTTTGCTTCTCGCAGGCGGGCCGCGGCGAGGGCTTTGGTGATCTTGTCGTCGTCCATCGCTTCGGCGAGGAGGCCGTCATCGACGGCGTGCTCCTCGATGTATTCCTCTACCGCGCGTGTCGCTTCCTCCACAGCCGCTGTCAGGTTGTCGATCTCCGCGGCCCTGTCGTAGTAGTAGGTGGACACCATCAGCGATGGCGGGATGAGGTCCATCTTGTACTTGGAGGCGCCGCGTCCGGAACCGACCACGAGGTCCGGGGTTTCAGTGAGCTTGCGTTCCTTGTCATCGATGGCCTTGCGTGGCCTGGCGGCACCTTGCCAGCCGTCGGCCATGATGAGGTAGACGTCGTCGTGCATGGTGTCGTGCCAGTAGGTCATGAGCTGTTCGTAGATGTTGTACTCGTCGAGCAGCGGTACCGGTTTGAAGCGTGCGAGCAGGTCGTCGCTGATCGTGGCGATGAGCTCGTTCGGAATGGTGTCAGCGGTGACCCCGGCGAGGGTGTCGCGGTGCGCGGCGAACCAGTCCTCGACGATCCCGGTGGCTTCGGCGCGCAGCTTGTGGAAGCCGGGGGCATCGAAGATGGCCTGCTGTACGGCGCTAACGTCGATGGCGAGGTCGCTGTAGCCGGGGCGGTTCGCGGTGAAGATCTGGCTGCGGAGTTGCGGGAAGGCGTCCCAGTAGGGCTGGAGTGCGTCGAGGTCGCGGTCGGGGATGCCACCGTGCAGGTGGGCGGAGAGGTCTTGCAGGTCCTCGGGTTCGCTAGCGTCGATGTAGCGCGGGATGTTGAGGTTGTAGTCGTTGTTGGGGTCGGCGATCTCACTCATCGGCACCATGCGCGAGTAGCGCTCGATCTCGATCTGGTTGGTGAAGGTGTCGACGATTTTGTGGATGTCCTGGCTTCGCAGCCGGTTCTTGGGGCCGTCCTTCATGAAGCCTTTGGAAGCGTCGATCATGAACACGCCGGTACGTGCCTGGGCGTTTTCCTTGTCGAGGATGACCACGCAGGCTGGGATGCCGGTGCCGTAGAACAGGTTGGCCGGCAAACCGATGACGCCCTTGATGAAGCCTTGTTTGAGCAGGCGGGTGCGGATGGTGGTCTCGGCGTGGCCGCGGAACAGCACTCCGTGCGGCAGAATGATCGCCGCCTTCCCGGTGCTTCTGAGTGAGGTGAGGGCGTGCAGCAGGAAGGCGTAGTCGCCGTTCTTCTCCGGTGGGCGGCCGTATTCGAATCGGCCGTAGTCGTTTTCCAAGCCGTTATTCCAGGACTTCACCGAAAACGGCGGGTTCATGACGATGTAATCGAAGGTCCGGAGGTGGTCGCCCTTGGTGAAGTGGGGGCTGGTGATGGTGTCGCCTTTGGCGATGTCAGCGATCTCGTTGCCGTGCAGGATCATGTTCATCTTGCACAGCGCCCAGGTGGCGTTGTCCTTTTCCTGGCCGTAGATCGTCATACCGCGCGGGGCCTCGGCGGCCGCCTTGAGCAGCAGCGAACCGGAACCACACGCGGGGTCGTAGACGGTCTGGTCCTGGCGGGTTTTCGGCCCGATGCCGACGACTTTGGCGAGGATGCGGGAGACCTCGGCCGGGGTGTAGAACTGGCCCTTGCTCTTGCCGGATTCGGTGGCGAAGTGGCGCATCAGGTATTCGTAGGCGTCGCCGAGCAGGTCGTCGCCCTCGGCGCGTGAGCCGCGAAAATCTAGGTCATTGAAGATGGTGACGAGTTTGGAGAGGCGGTCCTGCATCTCCTTGCCCTTGCCGAGTTTCTCCTCGTCGTTGAAGTCGGCCTGGTCGATGACGTTGCGTAGGTCGTTGGCTTCGGCCAGTTTGGCGATGATCTTGTTGAAGCGGTCTCCGATTTCCTTGTCGCCTTTGGCGGCGAGCATGGCGTCGAACGAGCCGCCTTTGGGCACTTCGATGAGGCTGTTCGGGTCGGTCTTCGCTTTGTCGGAAACGTACTTCACGAACAGCAGCGTCAGGATGTAGTCCTTGTACTGGCTGGCGTCCATGCCGCCGCGAAGCTGATCGCAACTTGCCCACAGCGATGAGTAGAGGTCCGACTTCTTCAACGCCACCTGATGTACTCCTTTACCTGCCCACTCGACCGGCCCTCGGGATCTGATGCGTACCCGCCCGGCCCGACAAGTCTGTCAGCACCCAGACCGTTTCTGGCGCCAGTCGGGCCACGCGCGTCCCGCATACCGCTAGACATGGCGTCACGAGCCGTCGCCGGTTCGCAGCGGTACGACTTTGCGCAGGTCTGCACCGCTTGACCGGAGTTGCTGGTTCTCCAGTGCCAAGACTTGGATAATGCGCTCCAGCTGGTGGATCGTCGCGGTGAGGGCGGTGACGTCGGCGGTGAGCTCTTTCACGCGACCCTGCGCGTCGACCTTCTCTTGACGCAGCGCCACCAGGATCGGCGGCCCAGCGTTGGTGCTGGCGATCCGGGCCCGGAACTCGTCCTGGAGGTCGGTGTGCCGGTGGGTGAGGAGCCAGCGCTTGACACGGGCCTCCTCGGCAAGTGATTTCACAGTCAGCTTGCCATCGGAGTGCAGTGGATGGCCAGCGATGAGTCGGTCCATCGCGTCGCGGATCGCTCGGCGTACATGCTCGTCATCCTGGCCGGTCATCTCTGCTTTCCATCGCTCAGATGCTCGTCGACGATGCGTTGGAGGACGGTGATGCGTTGTTCGAGTCGGCTGCGCAGTGGTATCGGCGTTGCGGGAGAGTTGATCTCGTCTTGGTGCTGAGCGATGGCTTGGCGGATCTGGTTGACGTTCTGGTCGGTGCGGGCGATGTTGCCGCATCCGGGTTGGCAGTGCGAGATGTCTGGGGATCGCAGTTCGTTCACCGTGGTCTGCCTGTCTGGGTGGCATAGCGCTTTGGACTGGTCGTAGCAGCAGGTGACGAACTGTTGCGGGTTTTCATAGATGCGTAGTTGCGGGTTGGCGCGTAGGGCTGCGGCCTGCTTGTTGCTCATGTAGCGGCCGCGGAATTGCTGGTCGAAGAGGTGGATGGCCTGGGTGTATCTGTCGGCGGCCGGGCCGCTGACTTGCTCACCGTTTTCGAGGCGTTGAAGGGCGTCTTCGAGGTAGTCGGCACGGGCTAGGGCTTCTTCCATCGGGAAGACATCTCTGAGTCCGCTGGCGACCCGTGAACCGTAGCCGTCGGTGGTGTAGCCGCGCAGGTGGCCGTACTGCACGCCGAGTGCCACTCGGCCGCCCGGTTTGCGGTAGATGAACCAGGCCAGCGTTCGCCTGAGCCGCTTCGCGGTCACTGCGCCCTCGGGATCGGGAGCGATCACCTCGTGAGGGCGTTCGAGCCGCACAGCAGCGCGATTGCTCCAGTCAATCAAGTCCTGGATCCGGTCGCGGACCATGCGGGCGTGCACAGCCTTGCCGTCGTTGACCCTGCAGGGCCATAGGGAGAACGCCTCGATCGGAAACAGAAGTCGGGAGGCAGGGTTCATAGCTTCCATCACGGCGACGGCTTTCGCCACGGGTGCGATGGCTAGCCACGGTTGTTCGCGCTCGACGCCGGCAGGGATTGCGTTGCCGGACTGATCAAGTGCGCCTTTGAAGGTTCTGCCGTGGATGCGGTAGTGGAGCTGTCCGCTTGTGGGGTCAGTGCGGGTCTGGCAGCAGCCACGCTCCAATGCGCGGCATTCCTCGCCTCGCATCCCGGTCAGATAGGCGACGACGACGAACGCGGCGGTCGCCAGATGACGGCAGAGTTCCTCGACCTGGTAGAAGTTGACCGCCGGAATCCAGTCCTTCCCGTCGATGGAACCTGTGATCGGCATGGGTAGGTGAGCTTCGTCGCTGGCAGTTAGGCCGGCTGTCGGCCAGTGCGGATTCATCACCAGTGTTTCTTCCGGAGATAGGCCGAGCTGCCAGCCGATGAATCCTTTTGCCAGACAACGCGTGCTCGGCCGATTGCTGCTGACCCATCCCGGCACCGTCTGGGTGTCTTGCCGTCGCTGTTTGACGTATGCGCGGAATCGTTGATGTGGTGTCAGGGCTTGGAAGCTCGGCGGTACATCGCGCGGTGTCGCCTTAAGTGTTTTCGCGGCAAGGATGTCGTCGCTGAAGTCGGTGACGAACCGCAGGGCCCACACTAATAGTCCGGCCATCGTTTGCGGATGGATGGGGGCGGTCTTGTTTTCACTCGACCAGTTCGCCGGGCCGAGTACCGAGGTGCGACCGATTTGGCTGTTTTCCCATGGTGGGCGAGCGAGGCGGTCGGCTTCGGGAAGATACGGTGCGTAGAGCCAGGCGCGGGTCACGGCGAAGAGAGTGTTGCCCACGTTCTCGCGTGAGCCGCGGTGCCGTTTGATGTGCTCGGCATATTCGTTGTAGGTGGCGTCGGTGACCGCGCTGAACTTGTGAATACCCTTCTCGGCCAGCCAGATCATCCACTGGCGTAGGAATCGCGCGAAGGCGTGTACGGTCGCCGGGGCGAGTTGGCTGCGCGCCGCCGAGGAGCGCTGCAGATCCTCGACCGGCGTCGGCTTGTTGATGCTCGCCCAGATCAATCGCTTGGCCGTGGCGACATAGCGTGGCGGGAAAGTGTCGAAGACGATGCTCAGCGTGCCTGCCACGGTCTGTTTGTGCACCAACGGTGTGAGATCCCAGCGATTGTCGCCAACGGTGGAGAGGTTTTCTCGCCGTGCCTCGGGCACCCGTTGTATCTCGGCGATGACCGGTTCGGCGTCATCGAGTTCGAGGTGTCCAGTCTGTTGTGGCCACTGGCTGGCTGCTGCGGTGTTCATGCGTCGAGGTTCCTTCCGATCAGCGCGGTGACGACTTCGCGGTCGGTATCGGTGACGTGGCGGCGTGCATCGACGATCTCGGTCTTGGTGGCGTTTTGTTCGAGAATTGCCTGCAGTCGGGCGTAGTGGTCCCGGTAGTCCGTCTGCCACCGCGCTGGGGCAACAAGCGTGGCGACATTGTCGAGAGCATCCAGCAGCATGATGAGCCTCGGCAGATGAGCAGGGGTGATGATCGCGTTCGTGCAGGTAAAACAGGCGAAGAATGAGGCTGGGCAAGGCTCGCCTGGATGGACGGTGAACGGGCTGTTCAAGAAGTCGGTGCATGCGGTGGTGGCGGTGTCCAGGTTTCCGGCGAGCAGCAGCTTCAGCGTCGGCACCGGGATACCGAGCTGTATCGCGGCGGTTTCCGGGTCTCTGCGGGCGGCGGTCACTTCGGCGGTGCTCAGCGAGCGGATCGTGACAGTGGCTTTGGCGTGGGCGACGGCATCGGCCTGCCCGTCGATGATGGTGTGGGTAGCCCCTTCAGCGGTAGTCGGATCCGGACTGCGGTAGATGTTCTCGCTGACGGATTCGCTGTTCTGCCGGGCATGTTGGTTCAACACCTGCTCGGACAACCGCAGCCGCCGAAGGCTTACCCGCAACGGTGTCCCGTCGTCTGCCAAAAGGCCAGCGTCCGCCATGTAGTGATCACCGATGCCCGCGGTCAACCATTCCTGCCGAAACGGGCCACTGTTGATGAGGTTTCTGTGCCGGTGGGCGATGAGCAGTTTCTCGGACGGGGTTCCGAGTGCGGCGAGCGTCGTGCGGCAATGCGCGGTGAGGCGGACGGCGCTTTCCCATAGCATTCCGGCTTCACCGGCGAGGATTTCGGCGCTGTAGCGTTTGGTCCCTCTTCTCGGCTTGTCGGTGTTGACGGTGTATACGGAGTCTTCACCGGCACCGTCGGATGCCCTAAACGAGGTCACGGTGAGGTTGTCCATGACGGAAAGGTTGAACCCTCGCTCACACACGAGAAGCACCATCAAGCAATAGATTTCCCGTATCGACGGGAACAACGCTTGCGCCGGATTCGACACTCCGGCCAGATCGAAGCAGCCCTTCAAGACCACCCGTTGCGCGAGGTACTGTGAGGGAGGCATCCCGTTTCGCGAGAGATACTCCAGCAGGGATCCTGTGCTCCACCGCTCCTCACCCACCTTGAAACTGATGCCGTCACCGACATCGCCAACCTCGCGGTACTGGTGCAGTTTCTCGG includes:
- a CDS encoding type I restriction-modification system subunit M; this translates as MDASQYKDYILTLLFVKYVSDKAKTDPNSLIEVPKGGSFDAMLAAKGDKEIGDRFNKIIAKLAEANDLRNVIDQADFNDEEKLGKGKEMQDRLSKLVTIFNDLDFRGSRAEGDDLLGDAYEYLMRHFATESGKSKGQFYTPAEVSRILAKVVGIGPKTRQDQTVYDPACGSGSLLLKAAAEAPRGMTIYGQEKDNATWALCKMNMILHGNEIADIAKGDTITSPHFTKGDHLRTFDYIVMNPPFSVKSWNNGLENDYGRFEYGRPPEKNGDYAFLLHALTSLRSTGKAAIILPHGVLFRGHAETTIRTRLLKQGFIKGVIGLPANLFYGTGIPACVVILDKENAQARTGVFMIDASKGFMKDGPKNRLRSQDIHKIVDTFTNQIEIERYSRMVPMSEIADPNNDYNLNIPRYIDASEPEDLQDLSAHLHGGIPDRDLDALQPYWDAFPQLRSQIFTANRPGYSDLAIDVSAVQQAIFDAPGFHKLRAEATGIVEDWFAAHRDTLAGVTADTIPNELIATISDDLLARFKPVPLLDEYNIYEQLMTYWHDTMHDDVYLIMADGWQGAARPRKAIDDKERKLTETPDLVVGSGRGASKYKMDLIPPSLMVSTYYYDRAAEIDNLTAAVEEATRAVEEYIEEHAVDDGLLAEAMDDDKITKALAAARLREAKKLRGEPAEIKTLQHLIKLYDAEAEAKKSVKELQTALDETVLSEYGNLTEDDVKTLVLDNKWHATVVRRVASEVEALTLDLVARIQQLGERYAATVSDLDAELDSLEAKVADHLAAMGVGR